The genomic segment AATCGTCCCTACGGGACTGTATTTCTCTTTGATAAAAATACAGGCAATAAATTGCCTGCCTATTGCCTCACGTCCCTATAGGGACTTAAAAAGCACAACTCATCTTTCAAAAAACTAAACTGTTTCTATCTTTATTATATCATTTACAGATGCCAGATAAATATCTATATCCTTTGCCTTTTTCACGGTTCTGTTTATAAACGACTTTTCAAAACTGGAAAGTTTTTTATTACAACCTCGGTGTATTATTTTACTCGTTCAAGAACAATCCTTTTATCCATTTAAACAATTCCTCCGTTTCATCAACCTTCCCTTTGTCTTCTGAGTCAGATCTCGTTGCTGAAAGGGAAGACAAAGAAGCGCTGAGCGAATTACTTACTAATTGTGTCAATCTTTGCCGCCAGGATAAAATCGCTTTCTGTCAGCCCATTGATCTTATGGGTATAAATCTTAATATCTACTTTTCCCCAGGTTAGGGTGATTACGGGATGGTGTCCCTCCTGTTCGGCAATCTCTCCTACCCGATTCACAAAATCCAGAGCCTTTCGAAAGTCGGGGAATTTAAAGGTCTTGAACAAGTGGTGTTCTTCCACCATATCCCACCCTTCTACTTGCTTCTGCAAGGCTTGAAGCGCCTCACCTTTTAAGGGTGGCACCCCACCTTTACACGGTACGCATTTTTTAGAAGCCAGTTCAGACATATGAGAACCCTCCAAAAAAGTTTCTATCTGTGTTTGATTTGATAAATAGAGAGAGAAACAACAAATTTACTTTGTATTCAGAAAAATCAAAGATAAAAAGTAAAAGATGCATATCAAAATGTGAAAATTCCAAAATTTATTCAGGTATCTGTACGTCCTTTTCCTTTGCTACCTGCATAGCCTCTTCGTAGCCTGCATCCACGTGCCTCGCTATTCCAATCCCCGGGTCTGCCGTTAATACCTTTTCAAGTCTCGCATCTTTTTCCTTTGTGCCGTCGGCAACGATAACCATGCCCGCATGGAGGGAGTTGCCGATTCCCACACCTCCCCCATGATGGAAACTTACCCAACTGGCACCATTTATGGCATTCAGGGCGAAGTTTATCAATGGCCAATCGGCGATGGCATCGCTGCCGTCTTTCATGTCCTCGGTCTCCCGATACGGAGATGCCACAGACCCGCAGTCGAGATGGTCTCTGCCGATAACTATTGGGGCTCTGACAAAGCCCTTTCTCACCATATCATTGATGATCAAACCCATCTTCGCGCGGTCACCGTATCCCAACCAGCAAATCCTTGCCGGTAGTCCCAATTGTGGCGCCTTTTCTTTGGCAAGCTTTATCCACCTTACAAGCGATGTATCATCAGAAAAGTTTTCAATGACTGCATCATCAATCTTTTCAATATCTGCCTTGTCACCTGATAAAGCCACCCACCGGAATGGCCCTTTTCCCTGGCAAAATAATGGTCGTATAAATGCAGGTACAAAACCCGGATAGCGGTATCGCCCATTCGAGTCCCTCATGGCAACACCCGCCATCTCTGCCTGTGACCTCAGATTGTTGCCGTAATCGAAACACACGGCCCCATTCCTTTGCATTGCTAAAATGGCTTTTGCATGATCGATAATGGCATCCAACACCTTTTCTTTATAGGCCCGTTTATTCCTTTCCTTCAGTTTGTCGAGATACTCCACATTACCAACCGGTACGTACGACATCAGATCATGTGCGGGTGTTTGATCTGTGACAACATCAGGTACGATATTCCGTTTCAACAGTTCAGGATGTACTTCAGCAGCATTTCCCACCAAACCTACCGATAGGGGTAATTGTCTGGCTTTTGCATCGAAGATCCATTGAAGAGCTTCATCGAGGTTATCCGTCATCTTATCACAATAGCCTTCTTTTACTTTTTTTTCTATTCGTTCCCTCCGTACTTCTACGCACAGAACCACTCCCTCGTTCATGGTTACGGCCAACGGCTGAGCGCCGCTCATACCTCCCATACCTGCTGTAAGCACAAATTTGCCCTTAAGGGTTTCTGCATTAAATGCCTTTTTGGCGAGGGCTGCAAAGGTTTCGTAAGTGCCTTGCAAAATGCCTTGCGTGCCTATATAAATCCAGCTCCCTGCCGTCATCTGGCCATACATCGCAAGGCCCATCTCATCGTATTTATCGAATACCTCCTGTTTGGCCCATGCAGGGACAAGGTTTGCATTGGCAATAACAATACGCGGGGCCCATTCATGAGTTCTGGCAACATATACCGGCTTGCCTGATTGCACGCAGAGGGTCTCATCCTTTTTTAATATTTTCAGGATATTTACAATTCTTTGATATTCCTTCCAATTCCTTGCGGCACGGCCTGCACCTCCATAGACGATGAGTTCTTCCGGCTGAATGGCCACATCAGGGTCGAGATTGTTCATCAACATGCGCAGGGCCGCCTCGCTATCCCAGTTATTACAAGCAAGGGTAGCGCCCGTTGGTGCCTTGATAGGCGTCTGTGGTTTGAATTCGTAAAACATTGGTCGCGTCATAGATATGTATTCCTTATAAAATCAGGACACGGATTTTTCACAGATACACGCAGATAAATACTTTTTTATAATTTGTGTTGTTTGTGTCATCTGTGTACAAAATAACTATATTTTTTAATACTTATACTTCGGGTAGAAATTTAGCCAATTCCTGCATCCATTTCCAGGTTTCGTTCTTTATTTCTTCGGCCTCAACTCCGTCTTTGAAGGAGTCTTCATTGTCTTCAATAAAGCAATAAATCTTCCCTAAAAATTCTTTCAACTCGGCAACTTGTTTCAGGATATCCATATATTATTTCCTCCGGAAATAGAAAAATGTTTTTTGTATTTCTGCGGATATTTAACCATAAAAATGCAAAAAATACAAAAGTATAGTACTGGATATGAAAACAACCAACAACGGTGAGGTTTTCCTTCCATCCGATAACGACTATCAAGTTATACGGGTAGGGGTGGGCAATGCCCACCCCTACCTGAGGACACGGACAAACAAATTTGTCCGTGCCACCCCGAATACCGCTTAAATGAAATGAAAATTCCTATACAATTAAATTAGGTCTTCAGCGGGAGCATTCCCGATTTTTTGTGACTTCCGCTGGTTTTGGTGAAATGTTGCAGAGTGTTAACCCTGACAGGGTTTAGAACCCTGTCAGGGTTGTGTCGTCCTGACCCCATGAACAGTTACAAAAAATCGGGAATGCTCCCGTCTTCAGCAACTTTCTCAATATAGAGCGACGAGGCTCGTCGCTCTACAACCACAGCGTTGAAATTCCTTATCATTGAATCAGGCATACTGAAGTTCGCGCTACAACTGCAACTTTGAATTTCCTAAGCATCAAGTTGGGCTGCCTTTGGCAGCGACTTTTAAGCTCCCCTCTAAAAAGAGGGGCCGGGGGTGTGTTCCGGCAAATTTACACACCCCTGTATCCCCTCTTTCCAAAGGGGAATCATGAAAGATCAAAATTCCTTTGATAACAGGTATTGTCTTGTATCTGATCGAACCAACTTTTTGACGTTGTAAAATATCGACTCATTTGTATAATTATAGTATATAAGATTGCAGGGCAATCTTGTTGGTTTAATTTTCTGTTACATTTTTGGGAGTCCAGCCATGAACTGGGAAAAATACCTGTTACTCAGGTATGGGTGAGCATGCATGCTGAAGTGGCGGTGCCATTTCCAGGTTCGATGGATAAGGTACGGACTCTCCATGATCATTCCCTAGTGCGTTTCTCAAGGTAGCAAGGCATCTTTTGCCCTGCGACTCATTTGTCATTCGGTAGGAAATCCAACCTTTATCCATCTCAGTATTATCCTGTAAGGAAAGACACTGTCCTTCTTCCAATAGTTAATTGGTTAGTTTTTTGTTTTTTTGAATAACAAGCAGGAGGTGTTTATGGAAAAGCCGGATATTTTACATGATCTGTCTCAGGCTGTAATTGATATGGATACAGCCCGTGCCAGCAGAGCGGCTGCAGAGGCAATAAGATGCAAAGTCGATCCTTATGAAGCCATCATGGACGGGCTTGCAAAGGGAATGGAAAAAGTCAACGAATTATTCGAGAACGAGGAATACTTTGTTCCGGAAATACTTCTCTGTGCCGATGCCATGTATGCCGGCATCGAAGTGCTCAGACCGTATCTTTCAAAGGAGGATGCGTGGAATAAGAAAAAGGTGGTTATTGGCGTCGTTAAGGGTGATACCCATGATATCGGGAAAAATCTCGTAAAGATCATGTTGGATAACGCCGGGTTTGAAATGCACGACCTTGGCAGAAATGTCCCGTATGCAACGTTTGTTGACACTGCCGGAGAGTTAAACGCGGACCTCGTTTGCCTTTCAACCCTCATGACCACAACAATGGACGGTATGCAAGTGGTTATTGAAGACCTTAAGAAAGCGGGGATAGCTTCCAGGATTATGATTGGTGGTGGTCCCATATCCCCGGGATTTGCAAGGAACATCGGTGCCGATGGCTATGCAAAGAATGCTGCTGAGGCAGTCAGGGTTGCAAGGAGCTTGTTCCAAACTATCCCGGTACAGCGAACTTTTAAAACTCCGGAATTGGTGAGCGTGAGGAAAAAACAGGGAGGTGCGCGATGAATTGTGCTGATGAAATGACACCCAAAGAGAGGATGCAGGCAATCCTGCAGGGGAAGGATGTTGATAGACTCCTGGTAAGTCCCCTGATCCTGAATTTTGCATCAAGAAGTTTAAATCTCACGGTAAAAAGTTTTTGCACAAATGGCAAAAACATGGGAGATGCCAATATCGCCTGCTTTAAAAAATACCGTCACGATATCGTTTATATTTTTTCTACCACCTCTACCCTGGCAGAAGCTATGGGAACGAAAATGTATTTCCCCGAAGATGACGCACCCCAGGTGGAAACCCCATTTATACAAACGCGGGAAGACCTTAAAAAATTAAGGCCAGTTGATCCGGAGAAGGATGGGAGGCTTCCGGTCTATCTGGAGGCAGTGAAGCGATGTGTAGACGCAATTGGAAACGAGGTCTTTATCGTGCCTGTCATCGGGGCCCCGTTTACGACATCTGCTGCTTTACGTGGAACGGAGACCTTCATTAAAGAACTTTATACCGATCAGGAACTGATTCATACCGTGATGAAGGTTGCTACCCAGTCGGTCAAAAACCTAATCGATGCCTATGTAAAGGCTGGTGGTGTACCGGTTACCGTTGAACCCGTGGCCACGGGTTCTATGATAAGCGAAAAACACTTTCGGGAGTTTGTCTTTCCGTACCTCAAAGAGGTGTATGCTCATATTCATTCGTATGGTCTCCCGGGTGTGCTCCATATTTGCGGTAAGACAAAAAGGGTAATACAGTGCATGGCTGAGAGCGGAGCTGATATCCTGAGTATCGATAACATTGATTTGTTTGAGGCCAAGGCACTGGTAGGCGATAAGGTCTGTTTAATGGGGAATGTAAGCCCTGCGGAAGGCATGCTCAAGGGAAATCCGGAGGTTATAACCAATATGGTAAAGGATTGTGTGATTAAGGCATCCGACAACCCGAAGGGATTTGTACTGGCCACGGGATGTGAGGTTCCTATTAAGACACCCCATGAAAATCTGATCGCCTTTCTTGATGCCGGGAGAAGGTTTGCACGCCTTCCCATTAATTTAAATTAATATTAACCACGAAGGCACAAAGACACGAAGAAAAACTTTGTATCTCGCAGGCTTTATGGCTATTTTTACATGCTAATATGACGGAAAAAGAAAGATTGTTAAAAGTCCTTCGTGGTGAGAAGGTTGATAGACCGCCGGTTATCAGTCCTGGTGGCATGATGACTATGGCCAGCAGAGAGGTTATGGAACGGACGGGTTGTCGCTGGCCGGCGGTACACAGGGATGCAGAAAAGATGGCAGCACTTTCGATTGCCATGCACGATAAGTCAGGAATTGAAAACCTTGGCATCCCCTTCTGTATGACCGTAGAGGCCGAGGCCCTGGGCGGAGAAGTGGAGGATGGTGACGAGGTTACCGAGCCCCGTATAATAAATTATCCATTGAAATCCATTGAAGAGTGGAGGAGTTTAAAAGAATTAAATCCTTACAAAGATGGCCGTCTTCCCGTCATTCTTGCGTGTACTTCCCTATTGAACCAGAGGCATCCTGATATTCCCGTAATCGGGAACCTGGTAGGCCCCTTAAGTCTTGCCACTTCCCTGATAGATGCGACGACACTTTTTAAGGCGCTCAGACAGATGCCTGAAGAAGTTCACGGTATGCTTGGTTTTTTAACGGATAATGGTATCAGGTATGGCGAGGCGCTTATAAAGAGTGGCGCCGATCTTATCGTAATATCCGATCCCTCTGCAACGGGTGAAATACTTGGTCCGAATATGTTCAATGAGTTTGCACTTCCCTATCTGAATAAAATGATAACCCGTGTGCATGCGCTTGGCAAACCGGTCATTGTGCATATCTGCGGGAATGTAAGCTCTGTCTACGAACCTCTCAAAAGGCTCACCCCTGAATGCATCAGTGTGGATTCCGCAGTAAACATAAAAGAGGCAAAGGATTCTCTTCCAGACAAAAAGCTGATGGGTAACGTAAGTACCATACTCCTGCAAAACGGGCCTGTTAGCAAAATACAAACGGTCTCAAAAAACCTTTTAGATTTCGGTATCGATATCCTTGCCCCTGCATGCGGTCTTAGTGCCAAAACGCCTGTCCGACATATCAAGGCCATGACAGACCAAGTCAAAATGACGTCAGGTAGCCGCATGTTTTAACCTGCGTTTCAGACTCTCAAAAGTGGCGACTACTTGATGTTTGATTTCAAAGTTTACCCATGGCATTCCCAAACAGAGTTTGGGAATGCCATGGGTAAGAAACCCTGTTTCGAAAAATCAACCGGTAAAATTTCCGGTAGCTAAGCAGACATCCATGAAACAGAGTTTTATGGTAGCCTGGTGTTCCCAAACGGAGTTTAGGAACAAGCGGTCAAAAGTCGCTGCCAAAGGCAGCCTAATTAAAATAAAAATCCATATACAATAAATTTATGACAGAGGGTGTTAAGATAACATTTTATCCTTCAAAGATTACAGGCGTAATACCAAAAGGGATCACCATACTTGATGCTGCAAGGAGCCTTGGTGTTGATATTGAGGGTCCATGCGGAGGCATCGGTAAATGTGGAAGGGATCTGGTACAGATAAGGAAAGAAGGAATCCTTCACACAGTTCTTGCCTGTAAAACTCCAGTAAAAACGGACATTGAGGTTATTCTCCCGTTACATGAAAAGAAGGCGCTGAAGATTATTGAGGGCTTTTACGCAAAGGGTGGCCGGGTTTGCGATATCGACCCTTTTGTAAGGAAAGAGTTGATACACAATGAACATAACCTTTGTTTTACAAATGTGTATGCCAACGATGATCTCCTTTTTGCAGAGAATGGTAATACAAAAGACCAGATCTATGGGATAGCTATAGACATCGGAACAACTACGGTGGTTGCATCGCTGGTTGACCTTACTAGTGGCGAGGTATTGAACAGTTCGTCAACGCTGAATCCTCTGGTGTATTATGGTCACGATGTTATGTCGCGGATAAAGTACTCTGCATCCCGACAGGATGGCCTTCTCTGGATGCACAGGGAACTCATTTCCGCCGTCAATCTTTTGATACAGGTTTTATCTTCTGAAAAAGCTGTGAGACCCGAGAATATCTATCAAATCGCAGGGGCTGGCAATACAACGATGCAGCATATCTTCTTAAACAAGGAGATAAAGGGAATCGGTGAGTATCCCTACCAGGCCGAAATCCTTGATGCCTGTACTACTACAGCACAGGAACTATCAATCGATGTTGCTGCAAATACCCCTGTAATGACCTTTCCGTGCATTTCTGCCTATGTGGGGGGTGATATCGTTTCCGGGCTTCTGGCCATTGACATAAAATCCATAGAGGCACCTGCCATTTTCCTTGACATAGGTACCAACGGTGAGATTGCCCTTATCCTGAACGACAGCATCGTTGCATCGTCCACGGCAGCAGGTCCATGCTTTGAGGGAATGACCATAAGTTCTGGCATGAGGGCTGGTGAAGGTGCCATTGAGCGTGTCAGATTTGGGGATGAATTATCTTTGGAGGTTATCGGTGGTGGTCAGCCCAAAGGTATCTGTGGGAGCGGGCTTTTGGATTTGGTATCGGAACTCGTCAGAATTGGTCTTGTGAACTCCCGGGGACGTTTGCAGTCTCCTGATAATGAAAATAGCGTCATTCAGCAAACCGCAACAAAATCCTCCCTGCCTAGCGACAATTCAGTATCCCGCCTGTCAATCCCCAATTTAATCCCCCTTAGCGAGGGGGGCGAAGGGGGGTGTAAAGATACTTGCACAAATGAGAAACCTTTACACAGCAATATACTAAATTATAAAAAAAATCTATTTGAGAAAGACGGGAAGCGCCATTTTCGTTTGACGGATACGGTATCCATATCACAAGAAGATATACGGCAGGTTCAACTGGCAAAGGCCGCCATCAGGGCAGGGGTTGAAATTTTACTTGCCGGGTGTAACATCAAAGCCGGGGAACTAAAGACAATTATCATTGCAGGGGGATTCGGTTACCACCTGAACGAAAAGAGCCTCTTCGGCATCGGTCTTTTTCCTGAGGCAATAAATGCAAGAATTTCTTTTGTGGGTAATTCCAGCCTGGAAGGTGCCGTAAAGGTGCTCTTAGATAAAAAATTAATGAATGATGCGGTTCAAATTGCCAGGACCGCTCAGGTGGTGGAACTTTCTCAAATTCCGGAGTTTGAAGGTGTTTTTATCAGCGAAATGCGTTTCTAAGGGTTATATTTTGCGAGCGAATGAACAAGTATTTTCCTTGTTATTCTAATTCTTTCTTCCACAACTATGGCATTTATGAGCAGAGGATTTTCTGTGGGTTTCCACTAATTTGCCCATTTCATGTGATATTACTACCAATGTTGTGTCTGCATTAGGTAATAAATATTACGAGATCAAATAGCAGACTACTATTTTCCTTATTGATTTGAGATATAATTTTACTATGATACTGTATATATAGTATTTATGAAAAATAAGATACACATCATACCTGGCGCAGTATAGCCGCAACGAATAATTCCTTTCTTTCCCTCATTCGCAGGGTGACAACATAAAACATTTTTTGTATTTCATTAATAAGGAGAAACAAAATGATTACAAAAGATATAGCCAAACAGGTAATCGATAATTTGCCAAATGAGGTAACTATGGATGATATTATGCATGCATTATATATAAGAACAAAATTTGATCACGGTAAACGTGAATTAAGAGAAGGGAAAGGTATTTCACACGAAGGGGCAAAACGGAATTTACAAAAGTGGTTAAAATAATTTGGTCACCTTCTGCGCCGGAAGATGCCAACTCAATTGCCGGGTTTATTGCCAGAGATTTGGTTGACCGGGATGCCCTTTTTGTTGCCTTGCAAAACGCTAGTGATAAAACGATTGATAAGGAATAATCCGGTCATACTAATATGTCTAACGGCTG from the Candidatus Brocadia sp. genome contains:
- a CDS encoding 4a-hydroxytetrahydrobiopterin dehydratase, with amino-acid sequence MSELASKKCVPCKGGVPPLKGEALQALQKQVEGWDMVEEHHLFKTFKFPDFRKALDFVNRVGEIAEQEGHHPVITLTWGKVDIKIYTHKINGLTESDFILAAKIDTISK
- a CDS encoding DUF4445 domain-containing protein → MTEGVKITFYPSKITGVIPKGITILDAARSLGVDIEGPCGGIGKCGRDLVQIRKEGILHTVLACKTPVKTDIEVILPLHEKKALKIIEGFYAKGGRVCDIDPFVRKELIHNEHNLCFTNVYANDDLLFAENGNTKDQIYGIAIDIGTTTVVASLVDLTSGEVLNSSSTLNPLVYYGHDVMSRIKYSASRQDGLLWMHRELISAVNLLIQVLSSEKAVRPENIYQIAGAGNTTMQHIFLNKEIKGIGEYPYQAEILDACTTTAQELSIDVAANTPVMTFPCISAYVGGDIVSGLLAIDIKSIEAPAIFLDIGTNGEIALILNDSIVASSTAAGPCFEGMTISSGMRAGEGAIERVRFGDELSLEVIGGGQPKGICGSGLLDLVSELVRIGLVNSRGRLQSPDNENSVIQQTATKSSLPSDNSVSRLSIPNLIPLSEGGEGGCKDTCTNEKPLHSNILNYKKNLFEKDGKRHFRLTDTVSISQEDIRQVQLAKAAIRAGVEILLAGCNIKAGELKTIIIAGGFGYHLNEKSLFGIGLFPEAINARISFVGNSSLEGAVKVLLDKKLMNDAVQIARTAQVVELSQIPEFEGVFISEMRF
- a CDS encoding uroporphyrinogen decarboxylase → MNCADEMTPKERMQAILQGKDVDRLLVSPLILNFASRSLNLTVKSFCTNGKNMGDANIACFKKYRHDIVYIFSTTSTLAEAMGTKMYFPEDDAPQVETPFIQTREDLKKLRPVDPEKDGRLPVYLEAVKRCVDAIGNEVFIVPVIGAPFTTSAALRGTETFIKELYTDQELIHTVMKVATQSVKNLIDAYVKAGGVPVTVEPVATGSMISEKHFREFVFPYLKEVYAHIHSYGLPGVLHICGKTKRVIQCMAESGADILSIDNIDLFEAKALVGDKVCLMGNVSPAEGMLKGNPEVITNMVKDCVIKASDNPKGFVLATGCEVPIKTPHENLIAFLDAGRRFARLPINLN
- the hutU gene encoding urocanate hydratase encodes the protein MFYEFKPQTPIKAPTGATLACNNWDSEAALRMLMNNLDPDVAIQPEELIVYGGAGRAARNWKEYQRIVNILKILKKDETLCVQSGKPVYVARTHEWAPRIVIANANLVPAWAKQEVFDKYDEMGLAMYGQMTAGSWIYIGTQGILQGTYETFAALAKKAFNAETLKGKFVLTAGMGGMSGAQPLAVTMNEGVVLCVEVRRERIEKKVKEGYCDKMTDNLDEALQWIFDAKARQLPLSVGLVGNAAEVHPELLKRNIVPDVVTDQTPAHDLMSYVPVGNVEYLDKLKERNKRAYKEKVLDAIIDHAKAILAMQRNGAVCFDYGNNLRSQAEMAGVAMRDSNGRYRYPGFVPAFIRPLFCQGKGPFRWVALSGDKADIEKIDDAVIENFSDDTSLVRWIKLAKEKAPQLGLPARICWLGYGDRAKMGLIINDMVRKGFVRAPIVIGRDHLDCGSVASPYRETEDMKDGSDAIADWPLINFALNAINGASWVSFHHGGGVGIGNSLHAGMVIVADGTKEKDARLEKVLTADPGIGIARHVDAGYEEAMQVAKEKDVQIPE
- a CDS encoding cobalamin-binding protein, with amino-acid sequence MFMEKPDILHDLSQAVIDMDTARASRAAAEAIRCKVDPYEAIMDGLAKGMEKVNELFENEEYFVPEILLCADAMYAGIEVLRPYLSKEDAWNKKKVVIGVVKGDTHDIGKNLVKIMLDNAGFEMHDLGRNVPYATFVDTAGELNADLVCLSTLMTTTMDGMQVVIEDLKKAGIASRIMIGGGPISPGFARNIGADGYAKNAAEAVRVARSLFQTIPVQRTFKTPELVSVRKKQGGAR
- a CDS encoding MtaA/CmuA family methyltransferase, translating into MTEKERLLKVLRGEKVDRPPVISPGGMMTMASREVMERTGCRWPAVHRDAEKMAALSIAMHDKSGIENLGIPFCMTVEAEALGGEVEDGDEVTEPRIINYPLKSIEEWRSLKELNPYKDGRLPVILACTSLLNQRHPDIPVIGNLVGPLSLATSLIDATTLFKALRQMPEEVHGMLGFLTDNGIRYGEALIKSGADLIVISDPSATGEILGPNMFNEFALPYLNKMITRVHALGKPVIVHICGNVSSVYEPLKRLTPECISVDSAVNIKEAKDSLPDKKLMGNVSTILLQNGPVSKIQTVSKNLLDFGIDILAPACGLSAKTPVRHIKAMTDQVKMTSGSRMF